One genomic window of Arthrobacter caoxuetaonis includes the following:
- a CDS encoding APC family permease, with amino-acid sequence MSGNAAMHRPLGGFDATTAGIGSIVGAGVFVVFPAAVAADGGPLALPLAIAAVVAYACGVAIFQISAALDEGQANYDDGGTRAARVILGPTAAFVTGWIFLCSRLAAAAVAALMLGTYLLPDYGVAVAIGAVTGTALLNLAGATRSDWVSRFIVAFVIAVLAFVAVVAFNSDQPGGIPKLATLPEPGFTGVLESSALLYFAFIGYGYLASLGPHVRSPGRNIPLALPAAIAVVLGLYLVLGESLLSYFGAPGLAGQTAPMVVPVADMSGGVGTGVVLIAAAAAGLGALSALNAGCARIAASMAAEGELPRLFGSQRSVLRGRPETPWVGVVAGAGVVIVLILAFPAPTLLGVAAFTGLLYAGGTAAIAFTLHSRRWYTPRALNVLGLAGALLLALSLPLLDIALGLMAVVAGAVVRLTFRRGR; translated from the coding sequence GTGTCCGGCAACGCTGCCATGCACCGCCCGCTGGGCGGCTTCGACGCGACGACTGCCGGCATCGGATCCATCGTGGGCGCCGGAGTCTTCGTCGTCTTCCCCGCGGCCGTGGCTGCGGACGGCGGCCCGCTGGCGTTACCGCTGGCGATCGCCGCCGTCGTCGCCTATGCGTGCGGCGTCGCGATTTTCCAGATCAGCGCGGCGCTGGATGAGGGCCAGGCCAATTACGACGACGGCGGCACCCGGGCGGCGCGGGTCATCCTTGGCCCCACTGCGGCTTTCGTCACCGGATGGATCTTCCTGTGCTCCCGGCTGGCGGCAGCTGCGGTGGCGGCGCTGATGCTGGGCACCTACCTGCTGCCGGACTATGGCGTTGCGGTGGCAATAGGCGCGGTCACAGGAACTGCCCTGCTTAACCTGGCCGGCGCGACGCGCAGCGATTGGGTGTCCCGGTTCATTGTCGCGTTCGTGATCGCCGTGCTTGCCTTCGTTGCCGTGGTGGCATTCAACTCGGATCAGCCCGGCGGGATCCCGAAACTCGCTACGCTGCCTGAACCCGGCTTTACCGGGGTGCTGGAAAGCTCGGCGCTGCTGTACTTCGCGTTCATTGGCTACGGCTATCTGGCTTCGCTGGGGCCGCACGTCCGCTCCCCTGGACGCAACATTCCGCTGGCGCTGCCGGCAGCTATCGCCGTCGTTTTGGGCCTGTACCTGGTGCTGGGTGAATCGCTTCTCAGCTATTTCGGAGCGCCGGGACTCGCGGGGCAAACCGCACCCATGGTGGTCCCGGTGGCTGACATGAGCGGCGGCGTGGGGACCGGCGTCGTCCTGATTGCCGCGGCTGCCGCTGGGCTCGGCGCGCTCTCTGCCCTGAACGCGGGCTGCGCCCGCATCGCCGCGTCCATGGCCGCCGAAGGCGAACTCCCCCGGCTGTTCGGCAGCCAGCGGTCCGTCCTCCGGGGGCGGCCGGAAACGCCCTGGGTCGGCGTGGTGGCCGGAGCCGGCGTCGTCATTGTCCTCATCTTGGCCTTCCCGGCGCCCACGCTGCTGGGGGTCGCGGCATTTACCGGGCTGCTCTATGCCGGGGGCACCGCGGCGATCGCCTTCACGCTGCACTCGCGGCGCTGGTATACGCCGCGCGCACTGAACGTGCTGGGCCTTGCCGGAGCGCTGCTGCTGGCGCTGTCCCTTCCGCTGCTGGACATCGCGCTGGGGCTGATGGCGGTTGTTGCCGGTGCCGTGGTGCGGCTGACGTTCCGGCGGGGACGTTGA
- a CDS encoding adenosine deaminase, translated as MSKLPCAELHLHIEGTLEPELIFELAARNGIELPYADLDELRARYEFTDLQSFLDLYYANMDVLRTEADFADMTRAYLARAAAAGVRHVELMVDPQAHLARGVALETCIGGVASVLEISEAEYGISTALIAAFLRDRPEEEASGVLAELLAMKAPIIGIGLDSAELGNPPENFVPLYEQARAAGLKLVAHAGEEGPSHYIEQALDLLLVDRIDHGIRCMDDPELVARLERDQIPLTICPLSNVRLQAVDSLESHPLPLLLEQGLNVSVNSDDPAYFGGYVDDNFAVLRETFDLNPAQLARLAENSITASFASDERKAELLAEVEAWLLVAGTA; from the coding sequence TTGAGCAAGCTGCCCTGCGCCGAACTCCACCTCCACATTGAAGGAACGCTGGAACCGGAACTGATCTTCGAACTGGCTGCCCGCAACGGCATCGAGCTGCCCTACGCGGATCTGGACGAACTCCGAGCCCGCTACGAGTTCACGGACCTGCAGTCCTTCCTGGACCTTTACTACGCCAACATGGACGTGCTGCGGACCGAAGCGGACTTTGCGGACATGACCCGCGCCTACCTGGCCCGCGCCGCGGCAGCCGGCGTCCGGCACGTGGAACTGATGGTGGACCCGCAGGCGCACCTGGCCCGCGGCGTCGCGCTGGAAACCTGTATTGGCGGTGTGGCCTCGGTGCTGGAAATCTCCGAGGCGGAGTACGGCATCTCCACGGCGCTGATCGCAGCCTTCCTCCGCGATCGTCCGGAGGAGGAAGCATCCGGGGTCCTCGCAGAGCTGCTGGCCATGAAGGCCCCGATCATCGGCATCGGCCTGGACTCTGCCGAGCTGGGCAACCCGCCGGAGAACTTTGTGCCGCTCTATGAGCAGGCCCGTGCCGCCGGCCTCAAGCTGGTCGCGCACGCGGGGGAGGAGGGGCCGTCGCACTACATCGAACAGGCCCTGGACCTGCTGCTGGTGGACCGGATTGACCACGGCATCCGCTGCATGGATGACCCGGAGCTGGTCGCCCGGCTGGAACGTGACCAGATCCCGCTGACCATCTGCCCGCTCTCCAACGTCCGGCTCCAGGCCGTCGATTCACTGGAATCCCATCCGCTCCCGCTGCTGCTGGAACAGGGTCTGAACGTCTCGGTGAACTCCGATGATCCTGCCTATTTCGGCGGCTACGTCGATGACAATTTCGCCGTCCTGCGGGAGACCTTCGACCTCAACCCCGCGCAGCTGGCCAGGCTCGCGGAGAACTCCATTACGGCGTCGTTCGCGTCGGATGAGCGCAAAGCGGAGCTGCTCGCGGAAGTGGAAGCCTGGCTGCTGGTGGCGGGAACCGCCTAA
- a CDS encoding NAD(P)H-dependent flavin oxidoreductase yields MNHPILPSRLPIAAAPMAGGPTTTALASAVAEAGGFPFLAGGYKTPEALAAEISMLRASGHPFGVNLFVPAPDPVDEAAFRAYARRLQPEADRYGLTLSEQSVADVDFWEEKLALLLRDPVPVVSLTFALPEPADIAALQAAGTRVLASVTLPAEARQAEAAGVDGLVVQGPDAGGHSATFDPARRIEPVSTEDLVRSVSAETVLPIIAAGGVDGPAAVRTLLAAGAEAVAVGTLLLRADEAGTSPTHRTALADDTFTETVPTRAFTGRPARALRNAFIDRHEPDALNAYPAVHHLTRALRQAAGKSADADTLHLWAGTGWRSAPSGPAAGVVGWLAGEQPEPSQSSL; encoded by the coding sequence ATGAACCATCCCATCCTGCCCTCCCGCCTGCCGATTGCCGCTGCACCCATGGCCGGTGGACCAACGACGACGGCGCTGGCCTCCGCCGTTGCCGAAGCTGGCGGGTTTCCATTCCTGGCAGGCGGCTACAAAACGCCGGAGGCCCTCGCCGCGGAGATCAGCATGCTCCGAGCCAGTGGGCATCCCTTCGGCGTGAACCTTTTCGTTCCGGCCCCGGATCCCGTCGACGAAGCTGCCTTCCGCGCCTATGCCCGGCGGCTGCAGCCCGAAGCAGACCGCTACGGGCTGACCCTCAGCGAGCAGTCAGTGGCCGACGTGGACTTCTGGGAGGAAAAACTCGCGCTCCTTCTCCGCGATCCGGTCCCGGTTGTATCGCTGACCTTCGCCCTGCCGGAGCCGGCGGATATTGCCGCGCTGCAGGCTGCCGGGACCCGCGTCCTTGCCTCGGTAACCTTGCCCGCGGAAGCACGCCAAGCGGAGGCAGCGGGTGTGGACGGGCTGGTGGTGCAGGGCCCCGACGCCGGCGGACACAGTGCCACCTTCGACCCGGCACGCAGGATTGAGCCGGTTAGCACCGAAGACCTGGTCCGCTCAGTCAGCGCAGAGACGGTTCTGCCGATCATTGCCGCGGGCGGCGTCGACGGACCCGCTGCGGTCCGCACACTGCTGGCAGCCGGTGCCGAAGCGGTGGCCGTGGGCACGCTGCTGCTGCGCGCCGACGAAGCCGGCACCTCGCCAACGCACCGGACAGCCCTGGCCGACGATACCTTCACTGAAACCGTCCCTACCCGGGCCTTCACGGGCCGTCCGGCACGGGCGCTGCGCAACGCTTTTATCGACCGGCACGAGCCGGATGCGCTGAACGCCTATCCCGCCGTCCACCACCTCACCCGCGCCCTGCGCCAGGCCGCCGGTAAATCCGCCGACGCCGATACCCTCCATCTGTGGGCTGGAACCGGTTGGCGCAGCGCTCCGAGCGGACCTGCGGCCGGCGTCGTCGGCTGGCTGGCCGGCGAGCAGCCGGAGCCATCGCAATCCTCCCTGTAG
- a CDS encoding helix-turn-helix transcriptional regulator, protein MENSLSRRRSERGWSQQYLADELGVSRQTIISIEKGRYDPSLPLAFRLAAVFDCRIEDLFTPGQAAAE, encoded by the coding sequence ATGGAGAACTCGCTGAGCCGCCGTCGTTCAGAGCGCGGCTGGTCCCAGCAGTACCTCGCTGACGAACTGGGAGTCTCACGGCAGACCATCATCTCCATAGAAAAGGGCCGGTACGATCCGTCACTGCCGCTTGCCTTCCGGCTGGCCGCCGTTTTCGACTGCCGGATCGAGGACCTGTTTACCCCCGGACAGGCCGCCGCCGAATGA
- a CDS encoding formylglycine-generating enzyme family protein yields MATLDLRILPAGEVELHDERRRRRWSVELEPFEIGVVPITKAEYAQGMGTGESIARSPAVDLSWFDAVMFCNAASVRDGLAPVYLVNKEGVTWQTEVSGYRLPTEAEWEYACRAGTTGPHYGPLAHIAWTAEDEVEELQAVGSKEPNLFGLYDTLGNAWEWCWDLLDPARYGDYRVFRGGGFADKRWSVRASTRRGGGPGMKHPDVGMRVAKGAFHTGQAAQGWSAEADIERGVFSGPLPSGWTPLAE; encoded by the coding sequence ATGGCTACTCTCGATTTGCGTATTCTGCCCGCGGGAGAGGTTGAGCTGCACGACGAGCGACGCCGACGCCGCTGGTCCGTGGAGCTCGAGCCGTTCGAGATCGGAGTCGTTCCTATCACTAAGGCCGAATACGCGCAGGGGATGGGAACTGGCGAATCGATTGCACGTTCGCCCGCGGTCGACCTGAGCTGGTTTGATGCGGTCATGTTTTGCAACGCTGCGTCGGTTCGGGACGGCCTCGCACCCGTTTACCTAGTGAACAAGGAAGGCGTGACTTGGCAGACCGAAGTCTCCGGGTACCGGCTGCCAACGGAAGCTGAGTGGGAGTATGCCTGCCGAGCAGGTACGACCGGCCCGCACTACGGGCCCCTCGCGCACATCGCGTGGACGGCCGAGGATGAGGTGGAAGAACTTCAGGCTGTCGGGTCGAAGGAGCCTAACCTTTTCGGCTTGTATGACACTCTGGGGAACGCCTGGGAATGGTGCTGGGATCTGCTCGACCCAGCACGCTATGGGGACTACCGGGTTTTCCGCGGAGGTGGATTCGCCGATAAGCGATGGAGCGTCCGGGCGTCCACACGGCGGGGCGGAGGGCCGGGGATGAAGCATCCCGACGTCGGCATGCGAGTGGCCAAAGGGGCATTTCACACGGGGCAAGCAGCACAAGGTTGGTCAGCTGAGGCAGACATTGAGCGGGGAGTATTCAGCGGACCTTTGCCGTCAGGCTGGACGCCCCTGGCCGAATAA
- a CDS encoding DinB family protein, producing the protein MTNLNAIPKETKDWSFVADEGCSECGYSPHFGQETGSRLRHTATAWRELLSHPQASQRPVAHVWSPLEYAAHVRDMCRLACERVRLMLAESVPTFSNWDQDEQAEINDYLNSDRLALSADLESHLELAARVFDQVPSSSWERAGLRGDGKEFTVQSFSCFVLHEVEHHLQDASEGLRKVL; encoded by the coding sequence ATGACCAATCTGAATGCAATTCCCAAGGAGACAAAGGACTGGTCATTCGTGGCCGATGAAGGCTGTTCTGAATGCGGATATTCGCCCCACTTCGGTCAGGAGACCGGGAGCCGCCTTCGCCATACCGCGACCGCTTGGAGAGAATTACTCAGCCATCCTCAAGCTTCCCAGCGACCCGTAGCCCATGTATGGTCGCCTCTCGAATACGCAGCCCATGTCCGTGACATGTGCCGGCTGGCATGTGAGCGAGTCAGGCTCATGCTGGCAGAAAGCGTGCCGACTTTTTCAAACTGGGATCAAGACGAACAAGCCGAAATCAACGACTATCTGAACTCGGACAGACTCGCCCTCTCTGCAGATCTAGAAAGCCACTTGGAACTTGCTGCTCGTGTATTTGACCAGGTTCCCTCCAGTTCCTGGGAACGCGCAGGGCTCCGTGGGGATGGCAAAGAATTCACAGTGCAGTCCTTTTCATGCTTTGTCCTCCACGAGGTCGAGCATCATCTTCAGGATGCGTCGGAAGGACTGCGCAAAGTCCTCTAG
- a CDS encoding alpha/beta fold hydrolase yields MFEQFVELTVDVRDRESQLFVRVGGEGPPVLLLHGHPRTSATWHRVAPRLVEAGFQVVCPDLRGYGRSSKPEPTRDHSAHSKRATARDMLHLMNQLGHEQFALAGHDRGSYSALRLALDYPSAVSKLALLDCIPISEHLSRANANFATRWWHWFFYAQPEIPERVITADPDSWYQGDPVIMGQENYDEWRQAVRNPATIRAMLEDYRAGLTIDREHEEADLAAGKILQMPLLVLWSLRDDLELLYGNPLDIWKDWASDLRGHGVESGHHMAEEAPDELAMTLINFF; encoded by the coding sequence ATGTTTGAACAATTCGTCGAATTGACAGTTGATGTCCGAGATCGAGAGTCTCAGCTCTTCGTTCGAGTTGGAGGGGAAGGGCCACCTGTTTTGCTGCTTCATGGCCACCCGAGAACTTCGGCGACGTGGCACCGAGTAGCACCTAGGCTGGTCGAGGCCGGGTTCCAAGTTGTTTGCCCTGACCTACGCGGATACGGGCGGTCCAGCAAACCGGAGCCCACTCGTGATCATTCAGCACATTCCAAACGTGCCACCGCGCGGGACATGCTTCACCTCATGAACCAGCTGGGCCACGAACAGTTTGCTCTAGCCGGCCATGACCGGGGCAGCTACTCCGCACTCCGTCTTGCCCTTGACTACCCGTCAGCGGTGTCAAAGCTCGCACTGCTGGACTGTATCCCCATCAGCGAACATCTCTCACGCGCCAACGCGAACTTCGCAACAAGGTGGTGGCACTGGTTCTTCTACGCCCAGCCGGAGATTCCTGAACGGGTCATAACCGCCGACCCCGACAGCTGGTACCAGGGTGATCCCGTGATCATGGGGCAGGAGAACTACGACGAGTGGCGTCAGGCAGTCCGAAATCCGGCGACAATCCGGGCAATGCTGGAGGATTACCGTGCCGGCCTAACGATCGACCGGGAACACGAGGAAGCGGATCTCGCGGCTGGCAAGATTCTGCAGATGCCGTTGCTGGTGCTTTGGTCCCTGCGGGATGACTTGGAACTGCTGTACGGTAATCCGCTCGACATATGGAAGGACTGGGCGTCCGACCTTCGTGGGCACGGCGTCGAGTCCGGCCACCACATGGCAGAAGAAGCCCCCGACGAACTTGCAATGACACTCATCAACTTCTTCTGA
- a CDS encoding ABC transporter substrate-binding protein, whose amino-acid sequence MNTRRKPLTVLAAGLAASALALAGCGGGSGDGGEAADELTPVKLQLQWFAQAQFAGYYAALDQGFFEDEGLDVEILEGGADIVPQDVLASGDADYAISWVPKVLGSIEQGAEITNVAQIFERSATLQVAMADSGIDGPEDLAGKKVGSWGYGNEWELFAGMQQAGVEIDDIELIQQAFDMNGFLAGDIDAAQAMTYNEYAQVLETENPETGELFQPEDLTVIDWNEVGTAMLQDAIWADTQRLEDEEYQETTVAFIKAAIKGWAYAKDNPEEAAEIVTGAGSTLGQSHQLWMTNETSKLIWPSTNGVGLIDEAAWDKTVEIAMGTKNETGATIITSEPPATAWTNEYVEKALAELEEEGVDTKGADYEPIEVELQPGGN is encoded by the coding sequence ATGAATACACGCAGGAAACCGCTGACCGTCCTGGCCGCCGGGCTGGCTGCCTCCGCACTGGCACTGGCCGGGTGCGGCGGCGGCTCCGGAGACGGGGGAGAAGCAGCCGATGAGCTGACCCCGGTCAAGCTGCAGCTCCAGTGGTTCGCCCAGGCCCAGTTTGCCGGTTACTACGCAGCCCTGGACCAGGGCTTCTTCGAGGACGAGGGCCTCGACGTCGAAATCCTGGAAGGAGGCGCAGACATTGTCCCGCAGGACGTCCTGGCCTCCGGCGACGCCGACTACGCCATCTCCTGGGTGCCGAAGGTGCTCGGTTCCATTGAGCAGGGAGCCGAGATCACCAACGTCGCCCAGATCTTCGAGCGCAGTGCCACCCTCCAGGTCGCGATGGCCGATTCGGGGATCGACGGGCCGGAAGACCTGGCCGGCAAGAAGGTCGGCTCCTGGGGCTATGGCAACGAATGGGAACTGTTCGCCGGGATGCAGCAGGCCGGCGTCGAAATCGATGACATCGAGCTGATCCAGCAGGCCTTCGACATGAACGGCTTCCTCGCCGGGGACATCGACGCCGCGCAGGCCATGACCTACAACGAGTACGCACAGGTGCTCGAAACGGAGAATCCAGAAACCGGCGAGCTTTTCCAGCCGGAAGACCTCACCGTCATCGACTGGAACGAAGTTGGCACGGCGATGCTCCAGGACGCCATCTGGGCTGACACCCAGCGGCTGGAGGACGAGGAATACCAGGAGACGACCGTCGCCTTCATCAAGGCAGCCATCAAGGGCTGGGCCTATGCGAAGGACAACCCTGAGGAAGCAGCGGAAATCGTCACCGGGGCCGGGTCCACGCTGGGCCAGAGCCACCAGCTGTGGATGACCAACGAAACGTCCAAGCTGATCTGGCCCTCAACCAACGGCGTCGGCCTGATCGACGAAGCAGCGTGGGACAAGACGGTCGAAATTGCCATGGGCACCAAGAACGAGACCGGAGCAACCATCATCACCTCCGAACCGCCGGCCACGGCCTGGACCAACGAATACGTGGAGAAGGCCCTGGCCGAGCTTGAAGAAGAAGGCGTGGATACCAAGGGCGCCGACTATGAGCCCATCGAGGTTGAACTCCAGCCCGGGGGCAACTAA
- a CDS encoding ABC transporter permease, translating to MSGIVKDPPTAPETRPAPRPRGAAGVDPGQLSGLGRNLAGPLLLGAAALLLWQGAVWLLEIEPFIVPGPLAIAEAVIANAGNVAAAAAVTGANAAVGLVAGALLGVAAAVAAAAGPVLDRLAAPLVVALSVIPIVALAPVLYTMYGADQQATRQIVAGIAVFIPVYVNSLRGFRQVAPVHRDLMRSYAAGTWQITRSVTLPSAVPFMFTGLRIASSLAVVSALIAEYFGGPVGGLGKSVTSAASSSNYTLAWAYVVGAVLLGLVFYAVTAGLEMYFSRHSGGAP from the coding sequence GTGAGTGGAATCGTCAAGGATCCGCCGACGGCGCCGGAAACACGCCCTGCGCCGCGCCCGCGGGGTGCGGCGGGGGTCGATCCCGGACAGCTGTCCGGGCTGGGGCGGAACCTCGCTGGTCCGCTGCTGCTGGGGGCAGCGGCACTGCTCCTGTGGCAGGGGGCCGTGTGGCTGCTGGAGATCGAGCCTTTCATTGTTCCCGGGCCGCTGGCCATCGCGGAGGCTGTCATCGCCAACGCAGGGAATGTGGCGGCGGCAGCCGCCGTAACGGGAGCCAACGCAGCCGTAGGACTGGTGGCCGGAGCCCTGCTGGGCGTGGCAGCCGCAGTGGCTGCGGCAGCGGGACCGGTCCTGGACCGTCTGGCCGCACCGCTCGTCGTTGCGCTCTCGGTGATCCCGATCGTGGCGCTGGCACCGGTGCTCTACACGATGTACGGAGCGGACCAGCAGGCTACGCGGCAAATTGTGGCCGGCATTGCGGTCTTCATCCCGGTGTACGTGAACTCGCTCCGCGGCTTCCGGCAGGTGGCTCCGGTGCACCGGGACCTCATGCGTTCCTACGCCGCCGGGACCTGGCAGATCACCCGTTCCGTCACGCTGCCCAGCGCTGTGCCCTTTATGTTCACCGGGCTGCGGATCGCGTCGTCGCTGGCCGTGGTTTCCGCGTTGATCGCGGAGTACTTCGGCGGACCTGTCGGCGGGCTGGGCAAGTCTGTGACCTCAGCAGCATCGAGCAGCAACTACACACTGGCCTGGGCCTACGTCGTGGGTGCAGTCCTGCTGGGACTGGTGTTCTACGCCGTCACCGCGGGGCTGGAAATGTACTTTTCCCGCCATTCCGGCGGTGCCCCCTGA
- a CDS encoding ABC transporter ATP-binding protein, translated as MSASTEQPAAVETAGVTRVFGSGRGEVHALRDVSLTVAEGEFVSLIGPSGCGKSTLMRLIADLDTPSSGAITVFGKSARQARLDQDYGIAFQQAGLLPWRTVRGNIELPLQTHGASPARRRERTDELLQMVGLSDFGEHYPDQLSGGMQQRVAIARSLAESPKLLLMDEPFGALDEMTRERMQNELVRICAETGCAVVFVTHSIPEAVFLSDRVVVMSPRPGEIRDIVDITLGTAAARGAALREEAVFYDAIRAVREALHGAEPAVVRGAETR; from the coding sequence ATGAGCGCCAGTACAGAACAGCCCGCCGCAGTCGAAACAGCGGGCGTGACACGGGTCTTTGGATCGGGCCGAGGCGAAGTCCACGCACTCCGGGATGTCAGCCTCACGGTCGCCGAGGGGGAGTTCGTCTCCCTGATCGGGCCGTCCGGCTGCGGCAAGAGCACGCTGATGCGGCTGATCGCTGACCTGGACACACCCAGCTCCGGGGCGATCACGGTTTTTGGAAAGTCAGCCCGGCAGGCACGGCTGGACCAGGATTACGGCATCGCCTTCCAGCAGGCGGGCCTGCTCCCGTGGCGGACCGTCCGGGGGAACATCGAATTGCCGCTGCAGACCCACGGAGCTTCCCCGGCCCGGCGGCGGGAGCGGACCGATGAGCTGCTGCAGATGGTCGGGCTCTCCGATTTCGGAGAACACTATCCGGACCAGCTCTCCGGAGGCATGCAGCAGCGCGTCGCGATTGCCCGTTCCCTGGCGGAGTCTCCCAAACTCCTGCTGATGGACGAGCCGTTCGGTGCGCTGGATGAGATGACGCGGGAACGGATGCAGAACGAGCTGGTGCGCATCTGCGCGGAGACGGGCTGCGCCGTTGTGTTTGTCACCCATTCCATTCCCGAGGCTGTGTTCCTCTCCGACCGGGTGGTGGTCATGTCCCCGCGGCCCGGCGAGATCCGGGACATCGTGGACATCACGCTTGGGACCGCCGCCGCCCGGGGAGCGGCCCTGCGTGAGGAAGCCGTGTTCTACGACGCCATCCGCGCGGTCCGCGAGGCACTTCACGGAGCGGAACCTGCTGTGGTCCGGGGAGCTGAGACACGGTGA
- a CDS encoding ABC transporter permease, with protein MKTEVRRRWRPSVIAWGLGGVLLPVLLWELYKALGPAEGVSIGGTPVLPRTTDLAMPHVWTMLTRLFAPESSAASADAMWVSVLQAAGFTLGIAGVGWLLGVVVGLGLAMLMQRFRSANSAMLPWIILSQTVPLIAIAPLVRRWGSQLEFGPFTWENWMSVAVIASYLAFFPVAVGALRGFSAPQKAHVDLMHTYALGWWQTFLRLRLPASVPYLLPALRLAAANAVVGTVVAEVSIGLRGGIGRMIVEFAAAAGGDPGKPWAPIFGAVALGLAAVGFVALIGVSLRRYRRGEQAV; from the coding sequence ATGAAAACGGAAGTACGACGGCGGTGGCGCCCGTCCGTAATCGCGTGGGGGCTGGGAGGGGTGCTGCTGCCGGTCCTTCTCTGGGAGCTGTACAAGGCACTTGGTCCGGCAGAAGGGGTAAGCATCGGAGGCACACCGGTGCTGCCCCGGACTACGGACCTGGCCATGCCGCACGTCTGGACCATGCTCACCCGGCTCTTCGCTCCGGAATCCTCAGCCGCCTCCGCGGACGCTATGTGGGTATCCGTGCTTCAGGCAGCGGGATTCACCCTCGGGATTGCCGGTGTGGGGTGGCTGCTGGGCGTGGTCGTGGGGCTGGGGCTGGCGATGCTGATGCAGCGGTTCCGCAGTGCGAACTCGGCCATGCTGCCCTGGATCATCCTGAGCCAGACAGTGCCGCTGATTGCCATTGCACCGCTGGTACGGCGCTGGGGATCCCAGCTCGAGTTTGGCCCCTTCACCTGGGAAAACTGGATGTCCGTTGCCGTGATCGCCTCCTATCTGGCGTTCTTCCCGGTGGCGGTGGGGGCGCTGCGCGGCTTCAGCGCGCCGCAGAAAGCTCACGTGGACCTGATGCACACCTACGCCCTGGGCTGGTGGCAGACGTTCCTGCGCCTAAGGCTGCCGGCCAGCGTTCCCTATCTGCTGCCTGCCCTGCGCCTTGCCGCTGCCAACGCCGTCGTGGGAACCGTCGTAGCGGAGGTGTCCATCGGCCTGCGCGGCGGGATTGGCCGCATGATCGTTGAATTCGCCGCAGCTGCCGGCGGAGACCCCGGCAAACCCTGGGCGCCGATTTTTGGGGCCGTGGCGCTGGGCCTGGCCGCGGTTGGATTCGTTGCTTTGATCGGCGTTTCGCTGCGCCGTTACCGCAGAGGAGAACAGGCAGTATGA
- a CDS encoding TIGR03842 family LLM class F420-dependent oxidoreductase translates to MEFGAVLQCNPPAQRTVALAKKAEEHGFDYVWTFDSHLLWQEPYVIYSQILAETRSIKVGPMVTNPATRDWTVTASTYATLNQMYGNRTVCGIGRGDSAVRVTNGAPTTLKTLRESIHVIRELANSRPVEYNGATLQFPWSKGSELEVWVAAYGPLALKLTGEVGDGFILQLADVDVAEWMIRTVRQAAADAGRDPDSISFCVAAPMYIGTDREHMRNQCRWFGGMVGNHVADIVSKYGSDSSVPQALTDYIAGRQGYDYNEHGRAGNTHADFVPDEIVDRFCILGTAEEHMEKLEKLKALGVTQFAGYLQHDNKEETLRVYGETVIPALRDHVAAKA, encoded by the coding sequence ATGGAATTCGGAGCGGTACTGCAGTGCAATCCTCCCGCCCAGCGGACGGTGGCACTGGCCAAGAAAGCCGAGGAACACGGGTTCGACTACGTCTGGACCTTCGATTCGCACCTGCTCTGGCAGGAGCCCTACGTGATCTACAGCCAGATCCTGGCTGAGACCCGGTCGATCAAGGTCGGCCCGATGGTCACTAACCCTGCGACCCGGGACTGGACCGTGACGGCGTCAACGTACGCCACGCTCAACCAGATGTACGGGAACCGGACCGTGTGCGGGATCGGCCGCGGAGACTCGGCGGTGCGGGTGACCAACGGCGCGCCGACCACGCTGAAGACCCTCCGCGAGTCGATCCACGTGATCCGGGAGCTGGCCAACTCCCGCCCGGTTGAATACAACGGGGCAACCCTGCAGTTCCCCTGGAGCAAAGGATCCGAGCTGGAAGTCTGGGTGGCGGCGTACGGTCCGCTGGCACTGAAGCTCACCGGAGAGGTGGGGGACGGGTTCATCCTCCAGCTGGCCGACGTCGATGTTGCAGAGTGGATGATCCGCACCGTCCGGCAGGCAGCCGCCGACGCCGGCCGGGATCCGGACAGCATTTCCTTCTGCGTGGCGGCACCCATGTACATCGGCACCGACCGGGAGCATATGCGGAACCAGTGCCGCTGGTTCGGCGGCATGGTGGGCAACCACGTGGCGGACATCGTGTCCAAGTACGGTTCGGATTCCTCCGTTCCGCAGGCCCTGACCGACTACATTGCCGGGCGTCAGGGCTACGACTACAACGAGCACGGACGGGCCGGGAACACCCATGCGGACTTCGTGCCGGATGAAATCGTGGACAGGTTTTGCATCCTGGGCACTGCCGAGGAGCACATGGAGAAACTCGAAAAGCTTAAGGCCCTGGGCGTCACGCAGTTCGCCGGTTACCTCCAGCATGACAACAAGGAAGAAACCCTGCGCGTCTACGGGGAGACGGTGATTCCTGCCCTGCGGGACCACGTGGCTGCGAAGGCATGA